The Epinephelus lanceolatus isolate andai-2023 chromosome 19, ASM4190304v1, whole genome shotgun sequence DNA segment TCTCTCTCAGCCTCCTCCACACATGGAGCTTTGGCTGCCTGGATGTGGAGCTTCCCGTCTGGAGCCAGGCAGCAGGTGACGGCTTCAGGGTTGGACCCTTGGGGCAGATCAAACTCCTGTCTGAACTCCTGGAGTCTGTAAGAGTAGGAGCCTTTCCCGTCctcctgcttcttctctgtcttcCCGCTGACTCTCAGCTTCCTGCCCTCCTGTCTGACAGACAGCTCCTCTGGGGTGAAGCCTCGAGTGTCCAGGGTCAGGCCGAAGtactctccctctttctccagCTGGAAGGAGACTGGTTGCACGGCCGCACTGGTTTGGAAGGGCTCTGTCTCCTCCTGGATCTTGTGTTGAAGTTTGTCCATCAGCTCCAGACTGCTGCGGAGCTCCTTTAGGTTTCTCTGCAGTAGATCCTGCTGGTAGAGCAGAggcctgacctctgacctcagagTGTGTACAGGCCAGTGGAAGTCCATGAATGGACTGAGGGCAGAGTGGAATCCATGAGAGCACAGcatcttcagtgtgtgttcagcgATGAGTCCTCTTGTTAAAGTGTGTGTTCTCTTGTGTGTTGCTTTCTGTCTCAGCAGTGGGACTGTCCCAGCTTTTATATTCTCACTAGAGGAGCTCCTGAGTCTTCAGGAACTTTCCTGTCGTTACCACAGCTCTCCACTGGGTGGAGCTGTTACACAGGATTTCTGACGTCACCAGCTCATTCCTGTGTTTTCAGGAACTTTCCTGCAGAGATGTCAGTCAAACTCATGTCATCATATTCAAATGTTCATTTAACCAAATTGCAGTAATCATATGTCTTCTATGAGTTCATTTTAACATAgtacactgacattttttaacatagcctactacactatgactttttttgtttgtttgtttttacagattTTCTACATACTCTGCTGTGACTTTCTAGTTTTTCTATGTGgcatactgtgactttttttgacatactctATGAGATTTTCGAGATACCATTTGTTAACAGTTTTTTGGACATGCTGGACTCAgtcttttcaacatttttttgaaatgCTATATCATAActtttttcaaatataaaagTAACACACCAAGAATTATAATGAGGTGCTGATCACTGTCAGTAGACTTGACTGTAGAAGGGTCATTATACGAAAACGtgccatttttttgtctctcgaACAAAACTGTGCTGTAAATGTCAATAGACAATAAATACACTATAATCATTTTAGAATTTTTCCATGATATCTcttgtaacattaaaacaatgtaaaattttatttattttgttttcaaagagtTTTAAACACCTTTTTGTATAAAGCAtcattcaaaaactgtaaaaatggcCTGTCGCTCAACAtgattgttgtatttttacTAGCTATTAAGGCCCAAAGAAGTCAAACtatcattaaaaacattaacttaTATATAAAGCCTCAAGTGTCCTTTCATTATTCATGAATGGGTTTTAATCttaatatatgtaaaatgttgtaaaaaaacaaacaaacatgaatttAGTTGGGTTGCCAGGTAGTCATCAACCCTGTTACTTTTAATGAAAACACCCCTTCTGAGATAATGGACTGCTTCGAAAGTTGCATCATCAGTGAGTGAAATCAGCTTCCGTTTGTGAACATGCTGGTGAAAAGACAAGTAAGTGTcctcttcttttcatgatttttcttaGAGTTATATAATGTTTGACAGAGGGGGACAAGCTtattgtgtcagccctgtttccacaaaaGGACACGTTAGTCTGATAGGTAAGGATCTATTTAAATTCCAActaattctggaagcaaacatcacagcatctgcaaaacagctgaagatgaagagaggatggcttctacaacaggacaatgacacTAAACACAACTCAAAATCCACAacggactacctcaagaggcacAAAGTGAAGATATTGCCATGGCCCTCAAAGTCCCTTGATCTAAACATCATTCAAATTTTTGGATAGACcttaaaagagcagtgcatgcaagacagcccaagaatctcacagatgCCTTtcgcaggaagaatgggtgaaaatcccccaaacaagaatttaagactcttagctggttacaaaaagCATTTCAAAAATTGGAtaaaatgtttcatctttaacttcatgatTTTTCggaatcagttcatcttctacttttTTAACTCCTGTTGAAACTTGTGTTTCCCCTACTCTAAGCAttgatataaatataaatataaaatactaaTTATTTTGTGGTCAAAATCCATAATAAATGACAGACATTCAGAACATGAGTTGagatatgtaaaaaaaaagactcttgCTGGGTCTTAAAACACATCATCCAAATACCTCTACCATAAGAATATTTTGTCCTTGAAGCCATGATTAGAGTAAATGAACTTCCCTTCGATTAGAAGATTAACGACCCATTGGTCACCCATTACTACCCATGTTTTTGAATATAAAAAGTATTTAGGAAAAGGCTGgaatgtcatcaaaataaaagaaatgcatatggAGTGTGCAACACTTGTTTTCTACAGTCAAGTCTACTGACAGTGATCAGCACCTCATTATAATTCTTGGTGTGTTActtttatatttgaaaaaagTTATGAtatagcattttaaaaaaatgttgaaaagacTGAGTCCAGCATGTCCAAAAAACTGTTAACAAATGGTATCTCGAAAATCTCATAGTagagtatgtcaaaaaaagtcacagtatgcCACATAATGTAGATAAAACTAGAAAGTCACAGCAGAGTATGTAgaaaatctgtaaaaaaaagaaaaagtcatagtgtagtaggctatgttaaaaaatgtcagtgtacTATGTCAAAATGAACTCATAGAAGACATATATGATTACTGCAGTTTGGTTAAATGAACATTTGAATATGATGACATGAGTTTGACTGACATCTAGTGTTTAACTCCTGCAACTGCAGGAAAGTTCCTGAAAACACAGGAATGATCTGGTGACGTCAGTCCTCCTGTGTAACAGCTCCACCCAGTGGAGAGCTGTGGTAACGACAGGAAAGTTCCTGAAGACTCAGGAGCTCCTCCAGTGAGAATATAAAAGCTGGGACAGTCCCACTGCTGAGACAGAAAGCAACACACAAGAGAACACACACTTTAACAAGAGGACTCATcgctgaacacacactgaagatgCTGTGCTCTCATGGATTCCACTCTGCCCTCAGTCCATTCATGGACTTCCACTGGCCTGTACACActctgaggtcagaggtcaggccTCTGCTCTACCAGCAGGATCTACTGCAGAGAAACCTACAGGAGCTCCGCAGCAGTCTGGAGCTGATGGACAAACTTCAACATAAGATCCAGGAGGAGACAGAGCCCTTCCAAACCAGTGCGGCCGTGCAACCGGTCTCCTTCCAActggagaaagagggagagtaCTTCGGCCTGACTCTGGACACTCGAGGCTTTTCCCCAGAGGAGCTGTCTGTCAGACAGGAGGGCAGGAAGCTGAGAGTCAGCGGgaagacagagaagaagcaggagGACGGGAAAGGCTCCTACTCTTACAGATTCCAGGAGTTCAGACAGGAGTTTGATCTGCCCCAAGGGTCCAACCCTGAAGCCGTCACCTGCTGCCTGGCTCCAGACGGGAAGCTCCACATCCAGGCAGCCAAAGCTCCATGTGTGGAGGAGGCTGAGAGAGAGCTGACTATCAAGAGGAGCTCGgaggaggaaacacagcagagtgtgtgttcacacacagaaggcagcagcacagacagcagCACGAAGGGcacacatgaaaacatggaCTCAACCACATGATGGTCcaatacataataaatgtgttttatacATATACATCATTGTATTTTTAGATGATGAGAATATGGGCTGTTGTGTTTTATAATTGAGTAAGAATAAATTCCCCTAATTTGAaatcatgtttgtgaacattatatttttttcttttgcacacatagcttgtatttttgtataaaACAAATGTTACATACAATATACCTTCTATTTATTAAATACACAAATTTATTCCAATGCTTTTattaaagaggagaggaaaatgtCCAATGACAGAGTTTAAATGGTTGATACTACAGGTGCTCAAAATAACTTCATCGGTCTATAACGTAACCAGTATTTgattaaacacaacaaaacaaaacaaaaaaaacattgtagCTACAGAATAAAGGCAGCTAGCAAAGCTTTACTGAGGTGAAATCAAATAAGGTgaaattttgttttgtaaaattttacattgtacaaaaacaatgaaaggagcaccatgcaaaagtttgggcaccccaagataTTTAAGTTATCggacaacttttaccagggtctcagaccataGTTAGCCTGTTAGGGCtgtggcttgttcacagtcattgtaaggaaaggccaggtgatgcagatttcaaagctttataaatactttGACTCCCAAAACCTTGTCCCGTTAATCAACAGCCATGGGCTCcgctaaacagctgcctagcactctgaaaaccaACATAACTGATGCCCATAAAGCAGGAGAACGCTTTAAGAatatagcaaagtgttttcaggtagctgtttcctcagttcatcATGGCAGTTAagaggaactgtggaggtcaatcTGAGGTCTGGAAAACCAAGAACactttctgagagagctgctcataggattgctagaaaggcaaatcaaagaCCCTGTTTggctgcaaaagacctgcaggaagattaagcagactctggagtggtggtgcattgTTCTATTGTGCAatgacacctgtacaaatatgaccttcatggaggAGTCATCATCACAAAATTCAGCATctgaagtttgcaaaggaacatctgaacaagcctgatgctttttgggaaacaagtcctgtggagtGATGATGTTgaaatagaactttttggacGCAATGaccaaaggtatgtttggaggaaaaagaacacctgtccagcTGTAAAACCCGGGGCTGGATCGATCATTGGGGATtctgttgcagccagtggcacggggaacatttcacaggtagagggaaaaatggattcagttaaattccaactaattctggaagcaaacatcacagcatctgcaaaacagctgaagatgaagagaggatggcttctacaacaggacaatgacacTAAACACACCTCGAAATCCACAacggactacctcaagaggcacAAAGTGAAgattttgccatggccctcaaaGTCCCTTGGACCTAAACATCATTCAAATTTTTGGATAGACcttaaaagagcagtgcatgcaagacagcCCAAGAATCTCATAGATGCCTTtcgcaggaagaatgggtgaaaatctcCCAAACAAGAATTTAAGACTCttagctggttacaaaaagCATTTCAAAAATTGGAtaaaatgtttcatctttaactccATGATTTTTGggaatcagttcatcttctgcTTATTTAACTGCTGTTGAAACTTGTGTTTCCCCTACTCTAAGCAttgatataaatataaatataaaatactaaTTATTTTGTGGTCAAAATCCATAATAAATGACAGACATTCAGAACATGAGTTGAgatacgtaaaaaaaaaaagactcttgCTGGGTCTTAAAACACATCATCCAAATACCTCTACCATAAGAATATTTTGTCCTTGAAGCCATGATTAGAGTAAATGAACTTCCCTTCGATTAGAAAATGAACAACCCATTGGTCACCCATTACTACCCATgtttttgaatataaaaaagtATTTAGGAAAAGGCTGgaatgtcatcaaaataaaagaaatgcatatggAGTGTGCAACACTTATTTTCTGGGTCATTATATGAAAACGTGCCATTTCCCATTCTTAATGTTTGATTTTCAAAGTACTGTTTTAAAACTATTTATGATCCTTTTTGGAttaactgaatccatttttctctctacctgtgaaatgttccccgtgccactggctgcaacagaATCCCCAATGATCGATCCAGCCCTGGGTTTTACAgctggacaggtgttctttttcctccaaacatacctttgatCATTGCGTCCACAAAGTTCTATTTCAACATCATCactccacaggacttgtttcccaaaagcatcaggcttattcagatgttcctttgcaaacttcagATGCTGAATTTTGTGATGATGACTCCTCCATGAAGGTcttatttgtacaggtgtcgtTGCACAATAGAAcaatgcaccaccactccagagtctgcttaatcttcctgcaggtcttttgcagccAAACAGGGtctttgatttgcctttctagcaatcctatgagcagctctctcaggAAGTGTTCTTGGTTTTCCAGACCTCAGATTGATCTCCACAGTACCTCTTAACTGCCATgatgaactgaggaaacagctacctgaaaacactttgctatatTCTTAAAGCGTTCTCCTGCTTTATGGGCATCAGTTATGTtggttttcagagtgctaggcagctgtttagcggagcccatggctgctgattaaCGGGACAAGGTTTTGGGAGTCaaagtatttataaagctttgaaatctgcatcacctggcctttccttacgatgactgtgaacaagccacaGCCCTAACAGGCTAACtatggtctgagaccctggtaaaagttgtccGAGAGCTTAAAtatcttggggtgcccaaacttttgcatggtgctcctttcattgtttttttcaatctaaaattttacaaaacaaaatttcACCTTATTTGATTTCACCTCAGTAAAGCTTTGCTAGCTGCCTTTATTCTGTAgctacaatgtttttttttgtttgtttgttttttctttttttgttgtgtttaatatatatatatatatataatactggTTATATACGTTATAGACCGATGAAGTTATTTTGAGCACCTGTAGTATCAACCATTTAAACTTTGTCATTGGacattttcctctcctctttagTAAAAGCATTGGAATAAATCTGTGTATTTAATAAATAGAAGGTATATTGTATGTAACATTTGTtttatacaaaaatacaagctatgtgtgcaaaagaaaaaaatacaatgttcacaaacatgattTCAAATTAGGGGAATTTATTCTTACTCAATTATAAAACACAACAGCCCATATTCTCATCATCTAACAATACAATTGTGTATATgtataaaacacatttattatgtattgGACCATCATGTGGTTGAGtccatgttttcatgtgtgCCCTTCGTGctgctgtctgtgctgctgccttctgtgtgtgaacacacactctgctgtgtttcctcctcCGAGCTCCTCTTGATAGTCAGCTCTCTCTCAGCCTCCTCCACACATGGAGCTTTGGCTGCCTGGATGTGGAGCTTCCCGTCTGGAGCCAGGCAGCAGGTGACGGCTTCAGGGTTGGACCCTTGGGGCAGATCAAACTCCTGTCTGAACTCCTGGAATCTGTAAGAGTAGGAGCCTTTCCCGTCctcctgcttcttctctgtcttcCCACTGACTCTCAGCTTCCTGCCCTCCTGTCTGACAGACAGCTCCTCTGGGGTGAAGCCTCGAGTGTCCAGGGTCAGGCTGAAGTGCTGTCCCTCTTTCTCCAGCTGGAAGGAGACCGGTTGCATGGCC contains these protein-coding regions:
- the LOC144458729 gene encoding heat shock protein 30-like; translation: MLCSHGFHSALSPFMDFHWPVHTLRSEVRPLLYQQDLLQRNLQELRSSLELMDKLQHKIQEETEPFQTSAAMQPVSFQLEKEGQHFSLTLDTRGFTPEELSVRQEGRKLRVSGKTEKKQEDGKGSYSYRFQEFRQEFDLPQGSNPEAVTCCLAPDGKLHIQAAKAPCVEEAERELTIKRSSEEETQQSVCSHTEGSSTDSSTKGTHENMDSTT
- the LOC144458761 gene encoding heat shock protein 30-like, giving the protein MLCSHGFHSALSPFMDFHWPVHTLRSEVRPLLYQQDLLQRNLQELRSSLELMDKLQHKIQEETEPFQTSAAVQPVSFQLEKEGEYFGLTLDTRGFSPEELSVRQEGRKLRVSGKTEKKQEDGKGSYSYRFQEFRQEFDLPQGSNPEAVTCCLAPDGKLHIQAAKAPCVEEAERELTIKRSSEEETQQSVCSHTEGSSTDSSTKGTHENMDSTT
- the LOC144458758 gene encoding heat shock protein 30-like, which produces MLCSHGFHSALSPFMDFHWPVHTLRSEVRPLLYQQDLLQRNLKELRSSLELMDKLQHKIQEETEPFQTSAAVQPVSFQLEKEGEYFGLTLDTRGFTPEELSVRQEGRKLRVSGKTEKKQEDGKGSYSYRLQEFRQEFDLPQGSNPEAVTCCLAPDGKLHIQAAKAPCVEEAERELTIKRSSEEETQQSVCSHTEGSSTDSSTKGTHENMDSTT